Proteins encoded in a region of the Euleptes europaea isolate rEulEur1 chromosome 3, rEulEur1.hap1, whole genome shotgun sequence genome:
- the OPA3 gene encoding optic atrophy 3 protein: protein MVAGAFPLAKLMYLGVRQLSKPLAARIKAGARASPFFRQYVCGPPAQIYHWIEMRAKMRIMGFRGASIKPLNEEVAAELGAELLGEAIVFGVGGLCIFLEYSRQSSNSKKKEDELSSTLLSLQEQIAELALTVETLDAQLREVNRALVAVSNSPKK, encoded by the exons ATGGTGGCCGGCGCCTTCCCGCTGGCCAAGCTGATGTACTTGGGCGTCCGGCAGCTCTCCAAGCCCTTGGCGGCGCGCATCAAGGCCGGGGCGCGCGCCAGCCCCTTCTTCCGCCAGTACGTCTGCGGGCCGCCCGCgcaga TTTATCACTGGATCGAGATGCGCGCCAAGATGCGGATCATGGGCTTCCGGGGCGCCTCCATCAAGCCCTTGAATGAGGAGGTGGCGGCTGAGCTGGGTGCGGAACTGCTGGGTGAAGCCATcgtctttggggtgggggggctgtgcaTCTTCTTGGAGTATTCCCGCCAGAGCAGCAACTCCAAGAAGAAAGAAGATGAGCTGAGCAGTACCCTCCTCAGTCTACAAGAGCAAATAGCCGAGCTCGCCTTGACTGTGGAAACGCTGGATGCGCAACTGCGCGAGGTCAACCGGGCCCTTGTGGCTGTCTCAAACTCTCCAAAGAAATGa